From the genome of Cryptomeria japonica unplaced genomic scaffold, Sugi_1.0 HiC_scaffold_79, whole genome shotgun sequence:
AGGTCTTCGTCATGTCTTACtcagaacaacaccatctcaatATGAGTAGAATATGACTCCATTGTAGTCAAATTATGCATCCATCAGCAATGGAACGAGTATGGTGTTCTCGATAGGAATTATCAATTGTAATTTTCTGTATTGGCATCTGGCCATTTATTGTATTACCCGATTATTTCCAGGAATTATTTTTCCTTGGgcaagactggaggttttcttctcCCGATTCTTTCCTACCAGTTCCCACACTAAATTGGGTTGCAAACTTTCAtgtattttcattttattaatacaATTATTTGGCCACGACCtattattcatcaaaaaaaaaaacactagTGCATAATCTTCTTTAGTACCACATGAATCAAGTAGGGTGGTATTATAGACACCATTTCTAGGAACTTAGTAAGCAAGGGTTATGTTCTTATTAGATAGTGCATTAAGTAGACTAAATTAATGGTGATGAATGAGGATTAAAGACATTAAGCAAGTATGTAGGACACCTAGAATGATGTTGCAAGCTAATGATGCCCTTACTAGGATGTTACATGATCTTTCTATTATATTTTCATgtaaatattattttgattatctCATGATAATTTAAATGAAGTGAAATTAGTCCTTACAAACACTAACCTAGGTTGTAATGTGGAATAAATTAGACTTTAATTGAATAATAATGGTTAAAAAGGAATGAAATTATCAAATCGAATTTTAAACTGTTAGGTTCAAATATGCATGTATGCAAGTGACCTACATGAATTATGCATTTGTGGGTGTAATCTAGGATGATGAATGGTGGAGATTTGATATGATTACTTTTGGTtttaattgtgttttttttttaatgaaaattttggGTCACACTCAGTTAAAATCAAACTGACGATTCATAAATATCCATTATTAAAATCAAAAGTAATAATATCAATTCTTCGCGGACTATGAAAAAATCATGCCAACTAATGGTGGAGATTATTGACTATGTTCATACCTTTGAGATGCATGGAGATGAAATGAGATTGGGATAAAATCATTGAAATTCGATGTAAAATTATGTCAGGACATATACTAATCAATACATAAAAGATAACCTAATCAAATTAGGCCTAAAACATAAAAGAAGAGGACATGAATATACAATCTTTTCTATTACAATATGGATAAAtataaacattagcaaaattaaagaaaaaattaaaacaaagcaatttgaaattttgttgccaatccttggatgagtttggacaaaaaagaTGTTTCCACTctatgtatgattttttttttaatatatgagaTTCACAAACAATTGTTTTTTAAATATATTAGAAACTTGAATTTAATTACTATataatcatatttaattttttaatcataaaataaaattagttttttatcaaAACTCTATTACCTATATAATTTTATAATGATAAACAGTTAATGAATAAACCACAATTAAAAAAACTGCTTGATATTcaacatagattttttttttaaaatgcttgGCCTAAAAACATCTCAACTCCGAAAATTTAGTTTGTGCCCCTGATTTCTTTATTATTCTTGTATTTTTTAAGTATGTTCTATTTTTGTGTGAGTCATATGATCTGGTCTATGTTTTCCAGCGATCTCAATTTTATGTGAAAGCTTTTCCTGGTCGATACGAATATTTGTGGAAAAGAAATGCACGGGATTTAAGTCTAATAAAAATTGTCAGTCAATGTTGGAAATAATTGGAATGAAAAATATATAGTCACAATTTACATAGTTAATTTTCCATATTGACACGCCATATTCTTGTTTTACACGATACCCATCACATTCAAATTGGACCCTCGGATTTGTTGTGCCTTACCTTCACATGACTTTTCCACCCATTGAAAATGACAAAAATGTTACAGTGTTGATGTGACACTCTTTCTTTGCATACGCGACACTCTTCACACAACATTATTTAACCACAGTTAGAGATATATTCATCATTCGTCTCCCATGATTTCTGATcatctcttttctttcaaagtaaaGATAATAAGAATTTTAGTTTCCAAAACAATGGAAGCTAtgtttgcaattataacaatattatGCTGCTTCACTTCCCCTGCAATTGCATGCCCCTTCCCTGAAAGAAATCTTCTTCTGGATTTCAAGGCAGCCGTTGTAGATGAGTATAACACACTAAGTTCCTGGCACGGATTCAATTGCTGCACGTGGAGAGGAGTCAGTTGTAATCTCCGCATAGGCCATGTTTCTCGACTGGATCTGAGTGGATTCAATTTGGAAGGTAACATCAGTTCATCGCTGTTCCAACTTGCACGGTTGGAGCACCTCGATCTCAGTGACAACCTCTTCAAGGGTAAATTCAGTCCTCCCCATAATAGAAAGTTGAAGAGTCTCACTTTTCTTGACTTGTCATTTGCTGGTTATGTAAATGAATCCTTTCTGGGTGATGTAAGTGAATTTTACGTGAGTTTGGAAAGCTTATCAAATCTGGTGAGCTTGGAATACCTCTCTCTTGCTGAAGTGAACATCTCTGTAAACAAAGAGTGGGGTGAAGTTGTTGGCAGTCTATCCAACCTTCAACAACTCAGCATGTCTGACTGTGGGCTTGGAGGACAAATTCCCAATTCCCTTCTCAACCTCACCTCTCTCCTCCATCTCGATCTATCATACAACTATTTGTCAGCATATATACCAGCTTGGATTGAAAATGTGACTGGGCGCTTGCTCTCTCTTGATCTCTCTGGGAATTACAATCTTGGAGGAGACATTTCTTTCATTGGACAACGAAAGTCTTCTTTGTCACTAACCAGCATTGATCTTTCACGGACAGCCATCAAGGGCCGAATTCCATCTGCTATATGGAATATCTCATGCTTGGAGCGTCTTCGTCTGTCAGGTACCAgaattgaaggtgagattccatctgctatagggaatttgttgtccttgcaaagtcttgatctatcACTTACCGgaattgaaggtgagattccatTTGCTATATGGAATATGTCGTCCTTGAAGGATCTTCTTCTATCAGATACCAgaattgaaggtgagattccatCTGCTATAGGGAATGCGTTGTCCTTGGAAAGTCTTTATCTGTCGTATACCGGAATTGAAGGTGGGATTCCATCTGCTATAGGGAATGTGTCGTCCTTGAAGAGTCTTTATCTGTCTGATATCTCTATTGAAGGTGAGTTTCCTGTCTCCATACTCAATCTCTCTAAACTTGTTGAATTGGACCTGTCCTACAACATGTTAACTGGGGTAATCCCACCTTCAGTGGACTCACTTTCTTCCCTTGTTAGTCTTGACCTTAGTGCCAACGAATTGAATGGTACGATTCCATCTACAAATTCAAATCTTGTTAACTTAAGAAGCCTTTTGCTCCACTCCAATAGTTTAAGCGGCCTCATTTCCCTTTCCGTATTCGATAATCTCACTAGTCTTGATAGCCTGTATCTTTCTTACAATCAGTTAACTGTAAACATTGATTCAACATGGATTCCGCAGTTTAAGCTTTCCGCTTTGGCATTAGGCTCTTGCAATTTAGATAGAATTCCATCGTTTCTTGTGACCCAATACGACTTGGAATATCTAGACCTATCTGCTAACAGTATCCAAACAAATATTCCATCTTGGATATGGAACTTACCCAGCCTTTATAGTTTGAACCTTAGCTGTAATCAATTAACTGGGTCATTGCCATCTAGACAAACCTTACCCATGTATATTGACTCTCTAGATTTGCACAATAATAGCCTAGAAGGTTCTCTTCATCTTCCTCTCGCTGGAGCTTATCTGCTGGATCTGTCGACGAATCAGTTTAATGGTTCTATTCCTAGTCACATCGGTGCGTATCTTGAAAATGAAAGGTTCTTATCCTTGTCGCGGAATAACCTCAGCGGAGCGATTCCAGATTCTATTTGCACTCCATATTTGCAGGTTCTTGACCTTTCAAAAAATACGCTGAGCAGTGTCATTCCTCCTCATTTAACCAGGAATTGTTCTTCTCTTAGTGTTCTAGATTTGGCAGAGAATCATCTGGAAGGTAAATTGCCAGCAGAGTGGGGCAACATTACAAACATGCATACATTGAAGCTCAATGGTAATCATTTGAGAGGAGTTATTCCCTCATCCATTTCAGAAGGCCGATCTCTGCAAGTATTGGATTTGGGAAATAATGATTTGGAAGGCACCCTTCCCCACTGGATTGGAAAGCTATCACAGCTGCATGTGTTGGTCTTAAGGTCTAATCATTTTCATGGCAGTATCCCACGCCAGGTAATTGGCCTTCCGAATCTTCAAATTCTGGATCTTTCTGGCAACCACCTTTCAGGAGCTATTCCAAGCAACCTTACAAACCTGCTTGCAATGGTCAATGCATCGCAGAATAATTCAAACCATTTGGAAGACGTTAGATATACAAATAAAATTACAATTTCCTGGAAAGGCTGGGATGTTGAATTTGTGAATgttctctttattcttaaatgtatTGATCTTTCAAACAACAGTTTATCAGGGAGCATTCCTTTTAAAATGGGATCTCTTCAAGGCTTGATAGCCCTTAACCTTTCAAGGAATCATCTCAGTGGCCGAATCCCAAAAACATTGGGACACATGGATCAGCTAGAGTCTCTGGACCTCTCGCTAAACAGGTTGAATGGCAACATTTCCTTAGAACTTGAGTTCCTGAGTTATTTGGAGTTCTTGAATCTATCTTACAACATGCTTGATGGAAAAGTACCCCATGGAGGACAGTTTCTAACTTTTGGGGAGTCATCCTACTTAGGCAATTCTAAGCTAAGTGGGATTCCATTTACCAATATAAGCGTGTGCAACAACTCTTCTGGCTATGGCAACTGCACAAGTATTGAGAGAATTGGTGAAGCAAAGAATTCAGATGGTGAAATGATAGGATGGGCAGTCGGACTTGGATTGAGTTATGGTTTGGGATTCTCTGTTGTGATTGGAGTATTGACTTTAAATAAAAGGGTGAGAAAGAGAGCCTTCGATTTGTATGATGTTGTAATATTAGCTATTGATGGGTGTATAAGAGGTTAATAGATGAAAGTAGATACAACTGTATAGAGGGTTTTGTTAGTATAATGACAAAGTTTTCTTTTAGTATATGGCCGCTGCAAATTTATTAGCATGAGGTGTGTAAGAAATTGTTGGTGTCTAAGAAACATTTCTAGGGGTAATATATGAAATTCAAAATGATTCCTTGGTTTTAGCTTTTCTAGTGTAAAGGTGTTTTTTCTTCATCAGTGTATATGAAgttttttttaagtgtttttgttTTATTAAATAATTTGATGTGTAAAATGTAATTTTAAGGGATGAAAttgtatattttattattttaaaaattatagtatttaatttaattttttgtattctttgatttttattttaaaatttattatgttttattataatttattttgatcTCTAACGATttctattaatatatttttttaatttacaaataTGTTATATTATAGGATCAGTTTTTTGGACCAAGTAATATAGTTCAACCAAATTTATGTCTATTTCAAAATGTAAATATCTTGATTTGTGGGTGATCTTTCTACAATATGTTTTTGAGCAATTGAACATCTCCTCCCCTCCATAGGATGAAGTTCACAAACCCTTATTTAAAGGAAATATCGTAAAGACTAAAATCTTTGCTAAGGAAAAATTAAGATTGAcaaaaagtagaaaaacaaactaGATTGAGGTAAATAATGAAAAGGAACACAGAAGAAAAGTTTTAAAGTTTCATTTATGAACTTCTACAAAGTAAATAAAGTTTGAAATAAAGGTAAACATCTATAGAATGATAATCTAGTTTTTGTAATTATAATTATTGATCCAATGCAGAACCAAATAGAGATAATAGGAAAACAAATTAGGGAaaacaaaggaaataaaagaatataCGAAAAAAACACATAATATAATATTTATGTGGAAatatatttttgagaaaaaaataaacaCAAGAAGAGATGTGCACTGGTCTATATAAATTTCAATAGAGTTTACAATACATCACTAACACCCTTCACTTTTTGTCTTTATTTCAACATCGTCTATTCTTTTCTTTGAACTCTCTGTCTTGTTGTAATCTTAATACAATGCCCTCATTAAAATGTGTTTCCTTCTAAGGAAACGAATCCTACCATAATTTCTATGACCTAATGATGAATGatttagattgactaaaaaattatataattttacaatgcaattttcTAAAAAATTCCATTTGGGAGCACTTCCCTAGAACCCCTGCTAGGGAGAATCTTGGAGGGGCAACAGTAGTGGGGGGTAAGTGCCCCCACACCCGTTTTTAGGTATTGAGATCTAAAAGTAGCTAAAATAAGACCATTTCTTAGTGAGTACATATTCTATTATGGAATTTTACAAACAGTAGGAATAATTAATTATAcaagatttacaaggttgatggcacctTAATCATAACAAATGAGACATATATACATTGCATTCATAGAACTTTGACCATTAAATATACTTGACTTTGTTTTGTTGTACCTTTGGACCTTTCTCAAATACAAATTGCTAATTGAAACATTGATGGTGAATTCCTATTATTGTTGGCCATAGCAAACTGACTTCCAAATAATTGATGAATCCTTACTAAGTTGCGGACTGTTCAGCACGTGTTGAGGACGTTTTCTAGAAAGCTACTATTGTTGGCCATAGCAAACTGACTTCCAAATAATATTCAACGTTCACATACAGGTAGACTCTTCAAAGTATCAAATTTTAATATTAAGAAAATATGTTTCCTACAAATTTCGTCATAGcacatgatttgatttgatttgccgATGTGAGTGTCCGCATTAattataataaaagaacaaaacagcaATGTTGGGACAATGGGTGATGAACGGATCTATCTGTTTCAATAATAGAGAATGAAATTGATACGAAAATAATGTTTTACCAGGTTTTTAACTCAGTAGTTTTTGAGTCCATCATATTGATTTGAAACacctttttttttcctatttttaatTCCTGTTAAGGCAGGATATTATTGTATTTAAAAGTTCTATAATTTATCTACCAAAACAAAATAGTAGATGGTGTGTGGTGAACAACTCTATTATCTCAAtgataaagaaagaaaataatattttaccAAGGTTTAATGTAATTTTAGGAATACCATTTCTTCTAATTTAAAAGAAATTCATAATCTTTTAAAAGTTTTCTTTAGTAAAAGTATATTATTCATGTTAATCACTTTTCATTAAAAGCACTCAATAAATATTCCTAAATATTCTTGATCTTTTTGTTTACCTATATCAAGATATGAGAATGTGTTATGCGATATAATTTGAACAATTCTTTTTGAGGAAAATATAGATTTTCAATGTGAAGACTAAAATACAaagttaattaaaattttaaaaatccataaaaatattCAACTCCCTTGCATTCACCATATATAGTTTCTCTCATTAGAAATAAGAAAATGTCCATACAACAAGTTTAATCTAGATATAAATTATATATGATGATGTACTAAATGTGATGCTAGAATATATTATGTAATTAAGGGATTCTCTAGAATTTATAATTCATTCTCATGTTTATGCATTCATtttagattatatacatataataccTATTTCATTCTTAAAAGTTTCACAATATATACTAATCTATTAATCTTCCCATTGCTATACTCTTTAGTTCTCACTTATATGCTTCCTACACTTTAATAAATAGATCTTCGAGTTTATGATTCCTTGGTTGCATATGTTCACTCAAACCAGTTTTACACATTATATGGTACATTTTTCTTTTACATTATAGAACTAGAAAGCTACTAGATACGGTTTGAACTAGTTTGCTAGAAAGGATATCTAATTTTTCTTAAGAGGGTGGGTATTCTTAGACAATAATTACCCCACATTTGCCTTTTTGGAAGGTatgtatccctaatgaggatcccTTCTCTTTGTTTCAAACTGCATATCCTTGATAAGGATCCCTTTACCCTTATTTAAATACGTATATATCATTTGTGATGATTCCTTCCTTTCTTAGAGGTGTGTACATCATTCATAAGGATATGTTACTCACTTGGATGCATGCATCATTATTGTGTATCTCTTCTTCATGTTGAAGGTGTGTTTTCTTGATATGGATCTCTCTCTTATCCTTGAGGCATTAGTATAAAAATATGCTAACATATAAAGGGGAGTATATGACCTCCTTTTTGTGTATTATTTTCTTTGGTGTGCCCCATAAGTGGTGGCATTGTGTTGCATAACACCCCCTAAGGTGTGATCATCAAATCTATCTCTTACAGTTTTTATTGTATATGACTTCtcttgatcatccactatagtgtGAGCTATTAGTGTGATCCATTTTTACATTCCCTAAGGTTTTGATTGTATATGATTTAACCAATATAACATAAATTTCTAGCCAATGACATCCATTTCATATGACTCATCATGATCATCTAGTACGACATGGCTTGCTATTTTGATCTCTATTGTTGTTTACATTCCATAAAGAATTTATTATATAGTAGAGTGTGTCTTTCTAGTTTTTTTTgtttgttcttgtttatgtttcttaAGGAATTGGTCACCTAATATAGTATGGCTTGCTAGTTGTGATTGTTTAGCATAGCAATATAtggatcacccaacataacacaacttgttggatGGTGGAATCCATACCGTATACATTTcattgcaagaagttgagtccacataAAGTTCCTAAAGTGGatgttctttttcttgatttttaaaatttttcacAATTGATCTtaaaaattgaaatacttaaagattgaaacacttcacctagttgatgTTGcacaattccaccaactcactaggcctagttgcactctagacctccaagtccttctcaatctcttctagggattgattCTTTACCATTATAAGGTGTtttcttcaggtgttttggttaggaaccatatcaattcacagtgcttctcaggtgctcaattctggcctcttggattcaacttgtcaaactgacctcctactattgtgggATGATGCAAatgtgtggaggtgtcttctaacattttttgaatgcatttaggatccattagtggtttggaatcattaggtttcttaccgatttcaaaatcttgcctaggaaagggctacaaggaatgagccccactTTGGCCTCCAAATCCGAttttctagggcttgaaggaaaatgatACAAAAGACCCTCAAATAAATTTGGATtttattcaaagatacacctaAACCTGAAGGATTTGTGTGGTTTTGTCCCCTCGTTTCACCGTACAATgtactaaccccaaaatgagggcttTGAAGGGTTTACTAGGCCTTCAACTAGCAGTGAATGAACAAGTTGGGGTTTTGGCATCAAATGGATTTGTAAAATATCCTCCCTTAATGAAAAAGTCTatcccaactccatggacccctccaaactctgaaatggtgatttggcacacacccctgcaattagcacttcattttcaccttgttTCCTCTTGCCGGGTTGCTCCTccactcacctagaacaaggtgacagtcatacttcAACTCTTCTCCAGAAATTGAACCTGAATATTTAAAATGTAAAGTTGGTTGCCTACAATTTCCCAACTAGACATGATTGTAgcatgtgtggaactcatggggcaaccatatttacaagaaaactattatatacaagccaaaactggctgcttGCAAACttaagaaagaaaacaccaatgaacagtatttataaaactctaaattgaaccaaaaacacaaaaacaaacaagatttcaatccattgctggatcaatggattcaattcatattcaattgcaaaatgagtgaaatgaagccGAAATCAtgtcaacaagactgaaaatgaataGTTTcaattgttgaacttacatcacacacttctctaaccttggtaaatgtgaaagagagggtATTTATAGCTTTCCCACATTTGGAGTCCTCCTAGGGTGTTTGAAAATCCCTAACTCCactgctaaccaattcaggacaaaagttgtcatgacaactttcaaaagttgtcatgacaactttttgcaactttgtaatttttgcacttttggtctctccaaactataagacctattccaaaacaaaacatatgaattttcaaacatgtctaagccctatttaaccctctctaattcctatatcaatttttgacacttttaaccatcaagaaggtcaaccacctactcaaacccactatttacataaaaatgcaaacctaagaagaattaactcaacctaggcctacattgaaaaAAAATAccaactcttggaccctcctggaatccttattcactactgacttcgcttgggtcaatacaagccaaaattgtgaaaaataatttgcctaagtcctaggtgctcctgcaccattctcccaaacaaaagaagatcatgtcacctctcTGGAAATCAGATTCTAATCAATCccaagcttcttaaactctatctcaatcacccatgtagcttcaacatcatacataccctgccatttgatgaggttctcccaataggcttgataccatgtcttcttggcgatccttgaactcaacaccttcttgacatgtggatttggtttggctggtaattGAAGGTggttcacatcatctgatacctctgagtgactacaatatgaaccttgaattggtcccttatAGTCAATTAAGTCTGCTATGTTaaaaaccggtgacaatcctatgtcactaggtagatccccattgtatgcattttctccatacttggctagaatggtacatggacctatccttctcatttgtaacttgttaggcactccttgctGTAGCCTTTCTttttttaggtgcaccatgacaatatctcccacttgaaattgtagatttttcctcctttcatcaactttttgcttgagttttcttatgttctccttcaatgcttgcttGAGTTTGCTTCTGTTCTCCTTCAATGCtttcttgactgattcatgtaaTTCCTTCATTGATTAAGCAAACTcttttgcatatccacttcttgctgctgcactacctaagtctctcaactccaaaattccTCTTGGGTGCActccatagaccacctcaaaagggctcttgtcggtagtcctattcatggtgtcattgtatgcatattcagcttgtgagagtacttgatcctatgtctgaccatattccttagtaaggcaccttaataggTTTTccaagctcctattcaccacttcagtctgcccatctgtttgaggatgatagggtaatccaaaagagaggttggtgccaatctTTTGCTAGAGTGTCTTCCAAAAattactcatgaactttgagtctctattggaaacaattctcatgggtaa
Proteins encoded in this window:
- the LOC131864177 gene encoding receptor-like protein EIX1 → MEAMFAIITILCCFTSPAIACPFPERNLLLDFKAAVVDEYNTLSSWHGFNCCTWRGVSCNLRIGHVSRLDLSGFNLEGNISSSLFQLARLEHLDLSDNLFKGKFSPPHNRKLKSLTFLDLSFAGYVNESFLGDVSEFYVSLESLSNLVSLEYLSLAEVNISVNKEWGEVVGSLSNLQQLSMSDCGLGGQIPNSLLNLTSLLHLDLSYNYLSAYIPAWIENVTGRLLSLDLSGNYNLGGDISFIGQRKSSLSLTSIDLSRTAIKGRIPSAIWNISCLERLRLSGEIPFAIWNMSSLKDLLLSDTRIEGEIPSAIGNALSLESLYLSYTGIEGGIPSAIGNVSSLKSLYLSDISIEGEFPVSILNLSKLVELDLSYNMLTGVIPPSVDSLSSLVSLDLSANELNGTIPSTNSNLVNLRSLLLHSNSLSGLISLSVFDNLTSLDSLYLSYNQLTVNIDSTWIPQFKLSALALGSCNLDRIPSFLVTQYDLEYLDLSANSIQTNIPSWIWNLPSLYSLNLSCNQLTGSLPSRQTLPMYIDSLDLHNNSLEGSLHLPLAGAYLLDLSTNQFNGSIPSHIGAYLENERFLSLSRNNLSGAIPDSICTPYLQVLDLSKNTLSSVIPPHLTRNCSSLSVLDLAENHLEGKLPAEWGNITNMHTLKLNGNHLRGVIPSSISEGRSLQVLDLGNNDLEGTLPHWIGKLSQLHVLVLRSNHFHGSIPRQVIGLPNLQILDLSGNHLSGAIPSNLTNLLAMVNASQNNSNHLEDVRYTNKITISWKGWDVEFVNVLFILKCIDLSNNSLSGSIPFKMGSLQGLIALNLSRNHLSGRIPKTLGHMDQLESLDLSLNRLNGNISLELEFLSYLEFLNLSYNMLDGKVPHGGQFLTFGESSYLGNSKLSGIPFTNISVCNNSSGYGNCTSIERIGEAKNSDGEMIGWAVGLGLSYGLGFSVVIGVLTLNKRVRKRAFDLYDVVILAIDGCIRGSLPSRVTLPKYFGYLDLHNNSLKGARPLPLAGAYLLDLSMNQFNGSIPSRIGAYLENARFLSLSRNNLSGAIPDSICTPYLQVLDLSKNTLSSVIPPHLTRNCSSLSVLDLAENHLEGPIPRNLTNLLAMVNASQSNPDYLEEYTSIGATYTNQIKISWEGWDVEFVKVLFILKCIDLSNNNLSGSIPPEMGSLQGLIALNLSRNDLSGRIPKTLGRMDQLESLDLSLNRLNVLKSILPHGGQFLTFGESSYLGNPKLSGIPFTNVTVCNNSSGYGNCTSIERSGEAENSDGEMIGWAIGLGLSYCLGFSIVIGISIFNKREAELGFRGPSSQAMLMWVRTGRGVLGVGGRRRRKELLGLGGGCGGGRQEVGGLSGGGVLLLQPKLSRGFGVLGGPILGGASEGRGLGC